A section of the Candidatus Latescibacterota bacterium genome encodes:
- a CDS encoding zf-HC2 domain-containing protein, which translates to MNCKRAQAAISLFLDERLDPAGQTQLNRHLAGCTECTAYLNELKEGLAALHELPLESPSPNFDWNLKRKLQQAQHEGWQYRDEDVERRFWPRFVLSAAAALAIALGGGALVYRAMQAPSMFPPALGGSASQGGLAQDSGEGLQIPSTPQPFAGGLQESSRGFQPVGGSDVMPLQGPEHWTIQAADPRQAILLEGKAAETGAPSASADSLGAPATTP; encoded by the coding sequence ATGAACTGCAAACGCGCCCAGGCTGCGATTTCCCTGTTCCTCGACGAGCGGCTCGACCCCGCGGGACAGACGCAGCTGAACCGGCACCTGGCCGGCTGCACCGAGTGCACGGCCTATCTCAACGAACTGAAGGAGGGTCTGGCGGCCCTGCACGAACTGCCGCTGGAGTCTCCGTCCCCCAACTTCGACTGGAATCTGAAGCGCAAGCTGCAGCAGGCCCAGCACGAGGGCTGGCAGTACCGCGACGAGGACGTCGAGCGCCGCTTCTGGCCGCGCTTCGTGCTCTCGGCGGCGGCGGCCCTGGCCATCGCCCTGGGCGGCGGCGCGCTGGTCTACCGCGCCATGCAGGCGCCGTCGATGTTCCCGCCGGCGCTGGGCGGCAGCGCTTCGCAGGGCGGTCTCGCCCAGGACAGCGGCGAGGGGTTGCAGATCCCGTCGACGCCGCAGCCCTTCGCGGGCGGCCTCCAGGAGAGCTCTCGCGGCTTCCAGCCCGTGGGCGGCAGCGACGTGATGCCGCTGCAGGGTCCCGAGCACTGGACCATCCAGGCGGCGGATCCCCGTCAGGCGATCCTGCTGGAAGGCAAGGCCGCCGAGACCGGCGCTCCGAGCGCCAGCGCCGACAGCCTCGGCGCTCCCGCGACGACGCCCTGA
- a CDS encoding DUF4837 family protein, with amino-acid sequence MITSPRRLRAAIAALLLVAPLLLSCSEKRVIPAVGPYSDVWIFTEQGTQTDLLRSFVESLSHPIEYVFEEENEFDVYVRDFEQFEHNRDRKNIVLYARVDRQGGMLSRVQRLLGKDILARVRREGQLVLYREDLFARDQDVYFLLADGAAGEEQLFTRMAPTLRDRMRDSTRERLRDYLLNGRENKGGGKYLLRRYAFTLRYPAEYRLLQERPDLGAIELHREDPSRVMGVFWQDWDGPAPTVADSTRLLAFRESVVDTLYHGDYLLPEANQFTAVEEAGRSALRLRGIWQNERDMTGGPFVTYFFLDEHRHRLLALDLLLYAPGMAKHPFMRELEALATTFRY; translated from the coding sequence ATGATCACCTCGCCCCGACGTCTTCGCGCAGCGATTGCCGCGCTCCTTCTCGTCGCGCCGCTTCTGCTCTCCTGCAGCGAGAAGCGCGTGATCCCCGCCGTGGGTCCCTACTCCGACGTGTGGATCTTCACCGAGCAGGGCACGCAGACGGACCTGCTCCGGAGCTTCGTCGAGTCGCTCTCGCACCCCATCGAGTACGTCTTCGAGGAAGAGAACGAGTTCGACGTCTACGTCCGCGACTTCGAGCAGTTCGAGCACAACCGCGACCGCAAGAACATCGTGCTCTACGCGCGCGTGGACCGCCAGGGCGGCATGCTCTCGCGGGTGCAGCGCCTGCTGGGCAAGGACATCCTCGCCCGGGTTCGGCGCGAGGGTCAGCTGGTGCTCTACCGCGAGGATCTCTTCGCGCGCGACCAGGACGTCTACTTCCTGCTGGCCGACGGCGCCGCCGGCGAGGAGCAGCTCTTCACGCGCATGGCGCCGACCCTGCGCGACCGCATGCGCGACTCCACGCGCGAGCGCCTGCGGGACTATCTGTTGAACGGCCGCGAGAACAAGGGCGGCGGCAAGTACCTGCTGCGGCGCTACGCCTTCACCCTGCGCTACCCGGCCGAGTACCGGCTGCTGCAGGAGCGTCCCGACCTCGGGGCGATCGAGCTGCACCGGGAGGATCCGAGCCGCGTGATGGGCGTCTTCTGGCAGGACTGGGACGGCCCGGCGCCCACGGTCGCCGACTCCACCCGCCTGCTGGCCTTTCGCGAGTCGGTGGTGGACACGCTCTACCACGGCGACTACCTGCTGCCCGAGGCCAACCAGTTCACCGCGGTGGAGGAGGCCGGACGCAGCGCGCTGCGCCTGCGGGGCATCTGGCAGAACGAGCGGGACATGACCGGCGGCCCCTTCGTCACCTACTTCTTCCTCGACGAGCACCGCCACCGCCTGCTCGCCCTCGACCTGCTCCTCTACGCGCCGGGCATGGCCAAGCATCCCTTCATGCGGGAGCTCGAGGCGCTGGCCACGACCTTCCGCTACTGA
- the aroB gene encoding 3-dehydroquinate synthase, producing MMRSLQVALGARSYPIHLGRDLDPALLADALAGRPAVALVDAQVAAVQGPRLDALLGGRPRLTVPSGEGTKTLAQLERLARELIALGLGRDGALVAVGGGVCGDLGGFLAASYLRGIPFVQVPTTVLAQVDASVGGKVAVNLPGAKNSLGAFHQPLAVLADLGFLDTLPRRERAAGLAELAKMAATLDADLLAALEQAGESLLDPRSPALPDALLRGCALKAAVVAEDEREAGRRAILNFGHTLAHALEGATLAGTPVAAGEAPLLHGEAVAIGMLFALRLGAALGVTAAEGAEPRLARLLARWSLPLRPAAGADAQALVRLMGSDKKRRGGALRFVLLEDWGRSRHGVEVAPESVERALVDFLLAVPDTEMR from the coding sequence CTGATGCGAAGCCTCCAGGTGGCGCTGGGCGCCCGCAGCTATCCGATCCATCTCGGCCGCGACCTCGACCCCGCGCTGCTGGCCGACGCCCTCGCCGGCCGCCCCGCGGTGGCCCTGGTGGACGCCCAGGTGGCCGCCGTGCAGGGGCCGCGCCTGGACGCGCTGCTGGGCGGGCGGCCCCGCCTCACGGTCCCCTCGGGCGAGGGGACCAAGACCCTGGCCCAGCTGGAGCGCCTGGCGCGCGAGCTGATCGCGCTGGGCCTCGGCCGCGACGGGGCGCTGGTCGCGGTGGGCGGGGGCGTCTGCGGCGACCTGGGCGGCTTCCTGGCCGCGAGCTATCTGCGGGGCATCCCCTTCGTGCAGGTCCCCACCACGGTGCTCGCCCAGGTTGACGCGAGCGTGGGGGGCAAGGTCGCCGTGAACCTGCCGGGGGCCAAGAACAGCCTCGGCGCCTTCCACCAGCCCCTGGCCGTGCTGGCCGACCTGGGCTTTCTCGACACGCTGCCCCGGCGCGAGCGCGCCGCGGGGCTGGCGGAGCTGGCCAAGATGGCGGCCACCCTGGACGCCGACCTGCTCGCCGCACTCGAGCAGGCGGGGGAGTCGCTGCTGGATCCGCGTTCGCCAGCGCTGCCCGACGCGCTGCTTCGCGGCTGCGCGCTCAAGGCGGCGGTCGTGGCCGAGGACGAGCGCGAGGCGGGGCGAAGGGCCATCCTCAACTTCGGCCACACGCTGGCCCACGCCCTGGAGGGCGCGACGCTGGCGGGCACGCCGGTCGCCGCGGGCGAGGCGCCGCTGCTGCACGGGGAGGCGGTGGCCATCGGGATGCTCTTTGCGCTGCGGCTCGGCGCGGCCCTGGGCGTGACCGCCGCGGAGGGCGCGGAGCCGCGTCTGGCCCGCCTGCTCGCGCGGTGGTCGCTGCCCCTGCGGCCGGCCGCCGGCGCCGACGCGCAGGCTCTCGTCCGGCTGATGGGCAGCGACAAGAAACGCCGCGGCGGCGCGCTGCGCTTCGTCCTGCTCGAGGACTGGGGACGCAGCCGCCATGGCGTGGAAGTGGCCCCGGAGAGTGTGGAGCGGGCCCTCGTCGATTTCCTCCTCGCCGTGCCGGACACGGAAATGCGTTGA
- a CDS encoding tetratricopeptide repeat protein — protein sequence MPVPARSKLVQRDRDQGREALESRFARGERTLFVPLAELARRDGRLAEAAALLEQGLEECPRRVSAWVQLARLRAQEGRMDEALRHYRHVLEALDPQNLPALRALTASSLAAGDVDAARRLLEAWSAQDPEDPELADLLEELEAMGAADPSPPVPRAPGLMELSLAELEPAYLRAPSPDDPDAWAGADPQRAGGERTG from the coding sequence TTGCCAGTTCCAGCACGATCCAAGCTCGTCCAGCGCGACAGGGACCAGGGCCGGGAGGCCCTCGAGTCGCGCTTCGCCCGGGGCGAGCGGACGCTCTTCGTCCCCCTGGCCGAGCTGGCGCGCCGCGACGGGCGCCTGGCCGAGGCGGCGGCGTTGCTGGAGCAGGGGCTGGAGGAGTGCCCCCGGCGCGTGTCGGCCTGGGTGCAGCTCGCGCGGCTGCGCGCCCAGGAGGGCCGCATGGACGAGGCGCTCCGGCACTACCGCCATGTTCTCGAGGCCCTGGATCCGCAGAACCTGCCGGCGCTGCGGGCCCTGACGGCCAGCAGCCTGGCCGCGGGGGACGTGGACGCGGCGCGGCGGCTTCTCGAGGCCTGGTCCGCGCAGGACCCCGAGGATCCCGAGCTGGCGGATCTGCTGGAGGAGCTGGAGGCGATGGGCGCGGCCGATCCCTCGCCGCCCGTCCCTCGCGCGCCGGGGTTGATGGAGCTGAGCCTGGCCGAACTCGAGCCCGCCTACCTGCGCGCGCCGTCCCCCGACGATCCGGATGCCTGGGCGGGCGCGGACCCGCAGCGGGCCGGCGGCGAGCGGACGGGATGA
- the aroQ gene encoding type II 3-dehydroquinate dehydratase gives MTRILVLQGPNLNLLGTREPEVYGARDLSTVQADLERWASARGVALEFLQSNHEGALIDALQQAAGRCDGAVLNPGGFSHSSVALRDCIAGLALPVVEVHLSNLHAREPWRQRSLTGAAAKGIISGFGEESYRLAILHLAGLAED, from the coding sequence ATGACGCGCATCCTCGTCCTCCAGGGACCGAACCTGAACCTGCTGGGCACGCGGGAGCCGGAGGTCTACGGCGCCCGCGACCTGAGCACGGTGCAGGCCGACCTCGAGCGCTGGGCGTCGGCCCGCGGCGTCGCGCTCGAGTTCCTGCAGTCGAACCACGAGGGGGCGCTCATCGACGCCCTGCAGCAGGCGGCGGGGCGCTGCGACGGCGCCGTCCTGAACCCCGGCGGCTTCAGCCACAGCAGCGTGGCGCTGCGGGACTGCATCGCGGGCCTCGCGCTGCCGGTGGTGGAGGTGCATCTGAGCAACCTCCACGCGCGCGAGCCCTGGCGGCAGCGCTCCCTCACGGGCGCGGCGGCGAAGGGGATCATCAGCGGCTTCGGCGAGGAGAGCTACCGGCTCGCCATCCTTCACCTGGCGGGTCTGGCCGAGGACTAG
- the accB gene encoding acetyl-CoA carboxylase biotin carboxyl carrier protein — protein sequence MRVDEIRQLIKLLEENAGIVEIEMSSFLGGHRVRVSRRGETAAPAVAPAAPAPVSAGGAAAAPAPQADGDLHVIKAPMVGTFYTAPNPDADPFVSEGSKVTPGTVLCIVEAMKLMNEIESDVSGVVREILVENGQAVEFGQPLFRVERR from the coding sequence ATGCGCGTTGACGAGATCCGCCAGCTGATCAAGCTGCTGGAAGAGAACGCCGGCATCGTCGAGATCGAGATGTCCAGCTTCCTGGGCGGGCACCGCGTGCGGGTCTCCCGTCGAGGCGAAACGGCGGCCCCCGCGGTCGCGCCGGCCGCGCCGGCTCCGGTGAGCGCGGGGGGGGCGGCTGCCGCGCCCGCGCCGCAGGCCGACGGTGACCTCCACGTCATCAAGGCGCCCATGGTCGGCACCTTCTACACCGCGCCCAACCCGGACGCCGATCCCTTCGTCAGCGAGGGCAGCAAGGTGACGCCGGGCACCGTGCTCTGCATCGTGGAGGCCATGAAGCTCATGAACGAGATCGAGTCGGACGTGAGCGGTGTGGTGCGCGAAATCCTCGTGGAGAACGGGCAGGCGGTGGAGTTCGGACAGCCGCTCTTCCGCGTGGAGCGGCGCTAG
- a CDS encoding PilT/PilU family type 4a pilus ATPase — protein MELTQMLQEMVERRASDLHIKVGRPPGYRINGELAFAGDEPLLLEDTVALYRQALDESQRDVFERDHEVDFALSMPGLGRFRGNIFLQRGSISMVFRHIPTTVPQLEDLNLPDVTERLAMSPRGLVLVTGMTGSGKSTTMAAMVRRILDTKPVSVMTVEDPAEFLHADGIGMVTQREVGSDTLSFASALKHVLRQDPDVLVIGEIRDAATMRIALTAADTGHLVLSTLHTTDALQTVNRMLSLFPPDQHSEIRHLLSHNLEGILGLRLVPTKDGTGRVPACEVLVGCATTREYLQDPKKMNSIRDFMAEGYTVYGTRTYDMSLLELAKLGKISMEEALTHASHPDEIRLKMSGIEGSENLLETWIPRDSTTHV, from the coding sequence ATGGAACTCACCCAGATGTTGCAGGAGATGGTGGAGCGGCGGGCCAGCGACCTTCACATCAAGGTCGGCCGCCCTCCGGGCTATCGCATCAACGGCGAGCTGGCCTTCGCCGGCGACGAGCCCCTGCTCCTCGAGGACACCGTGGCGCTCTACCGGCAGGCGCTGGACGAGAGCCAGCGTGACGTCTTCGAGCGCGACCACGAGGTGGACTTCGCGCTCAGCATGCCGGGCCTGGGCCGTTTTCGCGGGAACATCTTCCTGCAGCGCGGCAGCATCTCCATGGTGTTCCGGCACATCCCCACCACGGTGCCGCAGCTGGAGGACCTCAACCTGCCCGACGTGACCGAGCGCCTGGCCATGTCCCCCCGCGGACTCGTGCTGGTGACGGGCATGACCGGCAGCGGCAAGTCCACCACCATGGCCGCCATGGTGCGCCGCATCCTGGACACGAAGCCGGTGAGCGTGATGACCGTGGAGGACCCCGCGGAGTTCCTGCACGCCGACGGCATCGGGATGGTCACGCAGCGCGAGGTGGGCAGCGACACGCTGTCCTTCGCCTCGGCGCTGAAGCACGTGCTGCGGCAGGACCCGGACGTCCTGGTGATCGGCGAGATCCGTGACGCGGCCACCATGCGCATCGCGCTGACGGCCGCGGACACGGGGCACCTCGTGCTCTCGACGCTGCACACCACGGACGCGTTGCAGACCGTGAACCGCATGCTGTCGCTCTTCCCGCCGGACCAGCACAGCGAGATCCGCCACCTGCTCTCGCACAACCTGGAGGGGATCCTCGGCCTGCGCCTCGTGCCGACCAAGGACGGCACCGGTCGCGTGCCGGCCTGCGAGGTGCTGGTGGGCTGCGCGACCACGCGCGAGTACCTGCAGGATCCGAAGAAGATGAACAGCATCCGGGACTTCATGGCGGAGGGCTACACCGTCTACGGGACGCGGACCTACGACATGTCGCTGCTCGAGCTGGCCAAGCTGGGCAAGATCAGCATGGAGGAGGCGCTGACCCACGCCTCGCACCCGGACGAGATCCGGCTCAAGATGTCGGGGATCGAGGGTTCGGAGAACCTGCTGGAAACCTGGATCCCGCGGGACAGCACGACGCACGTCTAG